A region from the Mesorhizobium shangrilense genome encodes:
- a CDS encoding DUF934 domain-containing protein produces the protein MTESTTPETRLWTPTGFREDDWAHAESAEALSGNGRFILPLQVFLDLDPEVRRSAKERLGVLLQPGDQLDKIVDLLDQLSLVALAFPAFSDGRSFSKGELLRSRHHFEGAIRATGQVLVDPLPHMLRLGFDEFEISNPVLLKRLEEGRVGGLGLYYQPAAVPEPKGPKYSWRRVRAG, from the coding sequence ATGACTGAATCGACGACACCGGAAACCCGCCTCTGGACCCCGACGGGTTTTCGCGAGGACGACTGGGCTCATGCCGAAAGCGCCGAGGCGCTGTCCGGCAACGGCCGTTTCATCCTGCCGCTGCAGGTTTTCCTCGACCTTGATCCGGAGGTGCGCCGCTCGGCGAAGGAACGCCTGGGCGTCCTGCTGCAGCCCGGCGACCAGCTCGACAAGATTGTGGATCTCCTCGATCAGCTATCGCTGGTGGCGCTGGCCTTTCCTGCTTTCAGTGACGGCCGCTCCTTCTCCAAGGGCGAATTGCTGCGCAGCCGCCATCATTTCGAGGGCGCGATCCGCGCCACCGGCCAGGTGCTGGTCGACCCGTTGCCGCATATGCTGCGGCTGGGCTTCGACGAGTTCGAGATTTCGAATCCGGTGCTGTTGAAGCGCCTGGAAGAGGGCCGCGTTGGCGGATTGGGGCTTTATTACCAGCCAGCCGCCGTACCGGAACCGAAAGGGCCAAAATATTCCTGGCGGCGCGTTCGCGCCGGCTGA
- the lspA gene encoding signal peptidase II produces the protein MKSWSPYALLVVAAIALDQWIKYMVETGLAFQEKLDLVPFLALYRTYNTGIAFSMFSSFGDTGLIVISLAVVAFVLYLATRTPSGHVLARIGFALIVGGALGNLIDRATYGHVIDYILFHTPVWSFAVFNLADAFISVGAVLVVFDELIGWRREAKPQGPDA, from the coding sequence GTGAAGTCATGGTCCCCCTACGCCCTGCTGGTGGTCGCCGCAATCGCGCTCGACCAGTGGATAAAATACATGGTGGAGACCGGCCTCGCCTTTCAGGAAAAGCTCGACCTCGTGCCGTTCCTGGCGTTGTACCGCACCTACAACACTGGCATCGCCTTCTCGATGTTCTCGTCCTTCGGCGACACCGGCCTGATCGTCATCTCGCTCGCCGTCGTCGCCTTCGTCCTCTATCTCGCGACCCGCACGCCGTCCGGACATGTGCTTGCGCGCATCGGCTTTGCCCTGATCGTCGGCGGTGCGCTTGGCAACCTGATCGACCGCGCCACCTATGGCCACGTCATCGACTACATATTGTTCCACACGCCGGTATGGTCCTTCGCCGTCTTCAACCTTGCCGATGCCTTCATATCGGTGGGCGCGGTGCTGGTTGTCTTCGACGAACTCATCGGCTGGCGGCGTGAAGCGAAGCCGCAAGGCCCGGATGCCTGA
- the acuI gene encoding acrylyl-CoA reductase (NADPH), producing MTETFKAILVSRDAEKKQSVAVTDLTEADLMEGDVTVAVEATTVNYKDGLAITGKAPVIRRWPLVPGVDFAGTVISSSHADWHKGDKVILNGWGVGETHYGAYAGRARVKGDWLVPLPEGMSAHDAMAVGTAGYTAMLCVIALQRHGIVPDRGPVVVTGAAGGVGSVAVSLLSSLGYHVIASTGRNAESPYLIDLGAAEVISREELAQPAKPLAKERWAGGIDAVGSHTLANVLSMTSYGGAVAACGLAGGMDLPSSVAPFILRGVSLLGIDSVMAPRAVRMEAWRRIATDLDLEKLASLSTTIGFDDIIATARDIVEGKVRGRVVVDM from the coding sequence ATGACCGAAACCTTCAAAGCCATCCTCGTCTCGCGTGACGCCGAGAAAAAACAGTCCGTGGCGGTGACCGATCTCACCGAAGCCGACCTGATGGAAGGCGATGTCACCGTCGCCGTCGAGGCGACGACGGTGAATTACAAGGACGGCCTTGCCATCACCGGCAAGGCACCGGTGATCCGCCGCTGGCCATTGGTACCCGGCGTCGATTTCGCCGGCACCGTCATCTCCTCTTCCCATGCCGACTGGCACAAGGGCGACAAGGTCATCCTGAATGGTTGGGGGGTGGGCGAGACCCATTACGGCGCCTATGCCGGGCGCGCCCGCGTCAAGGGTGACTGGCTGGTGCCTCTGCCTGAAGGGATGAGCGCGCATGATGCGATGGCGGTCGGCACCGCCGGCTATACCGCCATGCTTTGCGTCATCGCGCTGCAACGCCATGGCATCGTGCCCGATCGCGGCCCGGTGGTGGTGACGGGTGCCGCCGGCGGCGTCGGCTCGGTCGCCGTCTCGCTCCTGTCCAGCCTCGGCTACCATGTCATCGCCTCGACCGGCCGCAATGCCGAAAGCCCGTATCTGATCGACCTGGGCGCGGCGGAAGTGATCTCGCGCGAGGAGCTTGCCCAGCCGGCCAAGCCGCTGGCCAAGGAACGCTGGGCCGGTGGCATCGACGCGGTCGGCAGCCATACGCTGGCCAACGTTCTTTCGATGACCTCCTATGGCGGCGCGGTCGCCGCCTGCGGCCTGGCAGGCGGCATGGATCTGCCGTCGAGCGTGGCCCCCTTCATCCTGCGCGGCGTCTCTCTGCTCGGCATCGATTCGGTGATGGCGCCGAGGGCTGTGCGCATGGAGGCCTGGCGTCGCATCGCCACCGATCTCGATCTGGAAAAGCTCGCCAGCCTTTCGACCACCATCGGCTTCGACGACATCATCGCCACCGCCCGCGACATCGTCGAAGGCAAGGTTCGCGGCCGCGTCGTGGTCGACATGTAG
- a CDS encoding fatty acid desaturase → MNMISPDAAANSKRAWLKILARYKKPDRRRSAFELAITLIPFATLWALSSAAYAYGHWWGLILILPAAGFLVRIFMIQHDCGHGSFFANRYADDWIGRALGILTLTPYDCWRRAHATHHATAGNLDERGMGDIRTLTVAEYRRLSWRGRLAYRLYRHPLVMFGLGPTWLFIFEHRLPVGMMRGGLTPWVSSMSTNLAIAVAAALLIWAVGPGAFLVVHLPIVILAGSAGIWLFYVQHQFEETEWAKDDDWEFQHAALHGSSYYDLPPVLNWFTGNIGVHHVHHLSAKVPGYRLQEVLRDYPELRGIGRVTLLDSLRCVKLALWDESRRKLVSFREARMVV, encoded by the coding sequence ATGAACATGATTTCCCCTGACGCGGCCGCCAACAGCAAGCGGGCCTGGTTGAAGATTCTGGCTCGCTACAAGAAGCCGGACAGACGACGCAGCGCCTTTGAGCTCGCCATCACCCTCATTCCCTTCGCAACGCTCTGGGCGCTGTCTTCAGCCGCCTACGCCTATGGCCACTGGTGGGGCTTGATCCTCATCCTGCCGGCGGCCGGCTTCCTGGTGCGGATTTTCATGATCCAGCACGATTGCGGCCATGGCTCCTTCTTCGCCAATCGCTATGCCGACGACTGGATCGGCCGCGCCTTGGGCATCCTGACGCTGACGCCCTATGATTGCTGGCGGCGCGCCCACGCGACCCATCATGCCACCGCTGGCAATCTCGATGAGCGCGGCATGGGCGATATCCGGACGCTGACCGTCGCCGAATATCGGCGACTGTCCTGGCGGGGCCGCCTAGCCTATCGTCTCTATCGCCATCCGCTGGTCATGTTCGGCCTCGGTCCGACATGGCTTTTCATCTTCGAGCACAGGCTGCCGGTCGGCATGATGCGTGGCGGCCTGACGCCGTGGGTGTCCTCCATGTCCACCAATCTCGCCATCGCGGTTGCGGCTGCCTTGCTGATCTGGGCGGTCGGCCCGGGCGCGTTCCTGGTCGTCCACCTGCCCATCGTCATCCTTGCTGGTTCGGCCGGTATCTGGCTGTTCTATGTGCAGCACCAGTTCGAGGAGACGGAGTGGGCAAAGGACGACGACTGGGAATTCCAGCATGCAGCGCTGCACGGCTCGTCCTACTACGACCTGCCGCCGGTGCTGAACTGGTTCACCGGCAATATCGGCGTGCATCACGTCCACCACCTCTCCGCCAAGGTGCCGGGTTACCGGCTTCAGGAAGTGCTGAGGGATTATCCGGAACTGCGCGGCATCGGCCGCGTGACGCTTCTCGACAGCCTGCGCTGCGTCAAGCTGGCCCTGTGGGATGAAAGCCGCCGGAAGCTGGTATCGTTCCGCGAAGCGCGGATGGTGGTTTGA
- a CDS encoding GMC family oxidoreductase: MDFDYVIAGGGSAGCTLAARLSEDPSKTVCLIEAGGEGKNLLVRAPAGIIALLPGRPKISNWAFETVPQEGLGGRKGYQPRGKALGGSSAINAMLYTRGHRGDYDEWADLGCDGWSWDEVLPYFQRAEGNQRGTDALHGGDGPLRVAEQQEPRPLSRAFVEACGENQIRRNDDFNGPEQEGAGLYQVTQFWGERRNGERCSAAAAYLHPAMDRPNLTVITGAHATGIVLDGKRAIGVRYRMGKNEAVAKAKREVIICGGAFGSPQLLLLSGIGPAVELAAHGILVVHELPGVGKNLQDHLDFILAWTSRDADMMGIGLRGLPSLVRHMLRWRRDGTGMIATPYAEGGAFLKSGPTVERPDLQLHFCIAIVDDHGRKLHMGYGFSCHVCVLRPHSRGEVGLSTPDPLAPPRIDPRFLSDERDGDLLLKGIKMMRGILEAPALAKYRNKEIYTAGVTSDADLMTHIRARADTIYHPAGTCKMGIDEMAVVDPELRVRGMQALRVVDASVMPTLIGGNTNAPTIMIAEKAADMIKATA; the protein is encoded by the coding sequence ATGGATTTCGACTACGTCATCGCTGGCGGCGGGTCCGCCGGCTGCACGCTTGCCGCGCGGCTTTCCGAAGATCCGTCAAAGACGGTCTGCCTGATCGAAGCCGGTGGCGAAGGCAAGAACCTGCTTGTCCGTGCGCCGGCAGGCATCATCGCGCTGCTGCCCGGCCGGCCCAAGATCAGCAACTGGGCTTTTGAGACCGTGCCGCAGGAAGGGCTTGGCGGCCGCAAGGGCTATCAGCCGCGCGGCAAGGCGCTGGGTGGCTCCAGCGCCATCAATGCCATGCTCTACACGCGCGGGCACCGTGGCGATTATGACGAATGGGCCGATCTCGGCTGCGACGGCTGGTCATGGGACGAGGTGCTGCCCTATTTCCAGCGCGCCGAAGGCAACCAGCGTGGCACCGACGCGCTGCATGGCGGCGACGGTCCGCTGCGGGTCGCCGAGCAGCAGGAGCCGCGTCCGCTCTCCCGCGCCTTTGTCGAGGCCTGCGGCGAGAACCAGATCCGGCGCAACGACGATTTCAACGGACCCGAGCAGGAAGGGGCGGGGCTCTATCAGGTAACGCAATTCTGGGGCGAACGCCGCAATGGCGAGCGTTGCTCAGCGGCCGCCGCCTATCTGCATCCAGCCATGGACCGGCCGAACCTCACTGTCATCACCGGCGCGCACGCCACCGGCATCGTTCTTGATGGCAAGCGGGCCATCGGGGTGCGCTATCGCATGGGTAAAAATGAGGCGGTCGCCAAGGCGAAGCGCGAGGTCATCATCTGCGGCGGCGCTTTCGGATCGCCGCAGCTCCTGCTGCTTTCCGGGATCGGCCCGGCCGTCGAACTTGCAGCGCACGGCATTCTTGTCGTCCATGAACTGCCCGGCGTCGGCAAGAACCTGCAGGACCACCTCGATTTCATCCTGGCCTGGACATCCAGGGATGCCGACATGATGGGCATCGGCCTGCGCGGCCTGCCCAGCCTGGTCAGGCATATGCTACGCTGGCGCAGGGACGGCACAGGGATGATCGCCACGCCCTATGCGGAAGGCGGCGCCTTCCTCAAATCCGGACCGACGGTCGAGCGACCCGATCTGCAGCTACACTTCTGCATTGCCATCGTCGACGATCACGGCCGCAAGCTGCATATGGGGTATGGCTTTTCCTGCCATGTCTGCGTGCTCAGGCCGCACTCGCGCGGCGAGGTCGGGCTGTCGACGCCGGATCCGCTGGCACCGCCACGCATCGACCCGCGCTTCCTGTCCGACGAACGCGATGGCGACCTGCTGCTCAAGGGCATCAAGATGATGCGCGGCATTCTGGAGGCACCGGCGCTGGCGAAGTATCGCAACAAGGAAATCTATACTGCCGGCGTCACCAGCGACGCCGACCTGATGACGCATATCCGGGCTCGTGCCGATACGATCTATCACCCGGCAGGCACCTGCAAGATGGGCATCGACGAGATGGCGGTGGTCGATCCGGAACTGCGTGTGCGCGGGATGCAGGCCTTGCGTGTCGTCGACGCCTCGGTGATGCCGACGCTGATCGGCGGCAACACCAACGCGCCGACCATCATGATCGCCGAGAAAGCGGCGGATATGATCAAGGCAACTGCCTGA
- a CDS encoding MmcQ/YjbR family DNA-binding protein, giving the protein MVNDIVDAFDILRLAASGLPEIIEGTSYGTPALKVGKKLLARVKDADTIVLMCPLDEKEMLLEAAPAIYFETDHYKGWPAILVRLSEISPGELRHRLERCWRRQASKKQVKAWESSRS; this is encoded by the coding sequence ATGGTCAACGATATCGTGGACGCATTCGACATCTTACGGCTCGCGGCAAGCGGGCTGCCCGAGATCATTGAAGGCACATCCTACGGCACGCCTGCCCTGAAAGTCGGCAAGAAATTGCTTGCCCGCGTCAAGGATGCCGACACGATCGTCCTGATGTGCCCGCTCGACGAGAAGGAGATGCTGCTGGAAGCGGCGCCTGCCATCTATTTCGAGACGGATCACTACAAGGGCTGGCCGGCGATCCTCGTCAGGCTGAGCGAAATATCACCCGGCGAATTGCGTCACCGGCTTGAGCGCTGCTGGAGACGCCAGGCGTCGAAGAAACAGGTCAAAGCCTGGGAATCCTCGCGAAGCTGA
- the grpE gene encoding nucleotide exchange factor GrpE has translation MSDQAKDERAPDEIEAIDAAAERAQGSVDGDYEALVRLLKENEELKDRALRTAAEMENLRRRTARDVHDARAYAVANFARDMLSVSDNLRRALDAIPAEAKASGDAGFTALIDGVELTERAMLSAMERHGVKKLAPEGEKFDPNFHQAMFEVPNPDVPANTVVQVVQPGYSIGERVLRPAMVGVAKGGPKYVASETPVEPGPVNEQAEKDA, from the coding sequence ATGAGCGACCAGGCAAAAGACGAACGCGCGCCCGATGAAATCGAGGCGATCGACGCCGCTGCCGAGCGTGCGCAGGGCAGTGTCGACGGCGACTATGAAGCACTTGTGCGGCTTCTGAAGGAAAATGAAGAGCTGAAGGACCGCGCGCTGCGCACCGCGGCCGAGATGGAAAACCTGCGCCGTCGCACCGCGCGCGACGTGCACGACGCGCGTGCCTACGCGGTTGCCAATTTCGCGCGCGATATGCTGTCGGTGTCCGACAATCTGCGCCGGGCGCTGGATGCCATCCCGGCCGAGGCCAAGGCGTCGGGCGATGCCGGCTTCACGGCACTGATCGACGGTGTCGAACTGACCGAGCGCGCCATGCTGTCGGCGATGGAACGGCACGGCGTGAAGAAACTTGCGCCCGAAGGCGAGAAGTTCGACCCGAATTTCCACCAGGCGATGTTCGAGGTCCCCAATCCCGACGTGCCGGCCAACACGGTCGTCCAGGTCGTGCAACCCGGCTATTCGATCGGCGAGCGGGTGCTGCGTCCGGCCATGGTCGGCGTCGCCAAGGGCGGCCCGAAATATGTGGCAAGCGAAACGCCGGTCGAGCCGGGCCCGGTCAATGAGCAGGCTGAGAAGGACGCGTAG
- a CDS encoding trimeric intracellular cation channel family protein has protein sequence MNPIALLDYAGVAVFAATGALAASRKQLDIIGFLFLASVTGIGGGTFRDLILNVPVFWVVNRDYVLICAVVAVMVFFTAHRFESRYKLLLWLDAIGLSAFSVMGAAKGLAITGSPVVSIITGMLTATFGGILRDLLAGEPSVLLKPEIYVTAALAGASLYTLGDISGLPPLLSSLAGFLAAFVVRGGALKFGWSFPSYKSRPGRRPEDIP, from the coding sequence ATGAATCCTATCGCGCTTCTCGACTATGCCGGCGTCGCCGTCTTCGCGGCGACGGGCGCGCTTGCCGCCTCGCGCAAGCAACTCGACATCATCGGCTTCCTGTTCCTGGCCAGCGTGACTGGCATCGGTGGCGGCACGTTTCGCGATCTCATCCTCAACGTGCCGGTGTTCTGGGTGGTGAACCGCGACTATGTGCTGATCTGCGCGGTGGTGGCGGTCATGGTCTTCTTCACTGCGCATCGGTTCGAGTCCCGCTACAAGCTGTTGCTGTGGCTGGATGCCATCGGGCTGTCCGCGTTCTCCGTGATGGGCGCAGCCAAGGGGCTGGCAATCACCGGTTCGCCGGTGGTTTCGATCATCACCGGCATGCTGACCGCCACCTTCGGCGGGATCCTGCGCGACCTTCTGGCCGGCGAACCATCGGTGCTGCTGAAACCGGAAATCTACGTCACCGCGGCCCTTGCCGGCGCGTCCCTTTACACACTGGGAGATATTTCCGGCCTGCCGCCGCTCCTGTCGAGCCTCGCCGGCTTCTTGGCGGCGTTCGTCGTGCGTGGCGGCGCGCTCAAATTCGGCTGGTCGTTTCCATCCTACAAGAGCCGGCCTGGCCGGCGGCCGGAAGACATTCCGTGA
- a CDS encoding phosphoribosylaminoimidazolesuccinocarboxamide synthase, which yields MSDLRVLSDAFIPELPNRYSGKVRENYDLPDGRRIIIATDRISAFDAILTSIPFKGEILTQIARHWFEETADICPNHVLEYPDPNVVVGTRLEILPVEIVVRGYLAGTTSTSILTKYRNGEREMYGTVLPDGLRANERLREAIITPTSKAFDGGHDEPLSEAQILEQGLLTPAQWQTVSGYALQLFARGQARAAENGLILADTKYEFGVDKDGAIVLADEIHTPDSSRYWIAATYEQAFQKSERPESFDKDFIRSWVTARCDPYKDPIPTIPQEIVNQASRVYAQAYEAITGKVFSPDLSGDTVLDRVRANLKRYF from the coding sequence ATGAGCGACCTCCGCGTCCTTTCAGATGCTTTCATTCCCGAACTTCCGAACCGCTACAGCGGCAAGGTGCGGGAGAATTACGACCTGCCGGACGGCCGGCGCATCATCATCGCCACCGACCGCATCAGCGCCTTCGACGCCATTCTGACCTCGATCCCGTTCAAGGGCGAGATCCTCACCCAGATTGCCCGCCACTGGTTCGAGGAAACCGCCGACATCTGCCCGAACCATGTTCTTGAATATCCCGACCCGAACGTCGTCGTGGGCACCCGGCTCGAAATTCTGCCGGTCGAAATTGTCGTTCGCGGCTATCTGGCGGGCACCACCAGCACATCGATCCTGACCAAATACAGGAATGGCGAGCGGGAGATGTATGGAACCGTCCTGCCGGACGGGTTGCGCGCCAATGAAAGGCTTCGCGAAGCGATCATCACGCCCACGAGCAAGGCTTTTGATGGTGGCCACGATGAGCCGCTGTCAGAAGCCCAGATACTGGAGCAGGGTCTGCTCACACCGGCACAGTGGCAGACCGTCTCGGGCTACGCCTTGCAGCTGTTCGCCCGAGGCCAGGCGCGGGCCGCCGAAAATGGCCTGATCCTCGCCGACACGAAATACGAGTTCGGCGTCGACAAGGATGGCGCGATCGTTCTTGCCGACGAGATCCATACGCCCGACAGCAGCCGCTACTGGATCGCCGCGACATACGAACAGGCGTTCCAGAAGAGCGAGCGGCCGGAGAGTTTTGACAAGGATTTCATCCGATCCTGGGTCACCGCGCGATGCGACCCCTACAAGGATCCGATCCCGACGATCCCCCAGGAGATCGTCAATCAGGCCTCGCGGGTTTACGCACAGGCCTATGAAGCGATCACGGGCAAGGTGTTTTCGCCCGACCTTTCCGGAGACACGGTGCTGGATCGCGTCCGCGCCAATCTCAAGCGTTACTTCTAG
- a CDS encoding response regulator, whose translation MTAESVIAETESAEGVDGMTPQTPRRQLAATPPLAPELTASNRESLAFVTLVAIAILACLAHLTGAPIFITAGLLAACMAGLAVHLRAKRAHRRTAALLDATTARSRAEIETLADRMWEMQESEERFRGLIDALGDLVVHRDRDGHIVYANKVFGDLVESDPRDLAGKTLVELGIDVGIVPDAAFSDHECLSSTDVAIRTPNGPRWFSWIELSVREKDSGAVSHRAIARDITARKRAESSLITARERAEYASQAKSRFLATVSHEIRTPMNGIMGMARLLADTSLSPEQQTYVNAVSTSASALLALIEDLLDYSKIEAGRFDPEPQPMSVREIADNVVELLSARAFAKNIGLGCHVEPDVPQMITADPGRMRQVLLNLIGNAIKFTDSGGVLVSIARARTETTDRICFTVADTGPGLRDEDMERIFEEFEQADGTSTRAHGGAGLGLAISKRLIAAMGGTISVSSRLGQGSEFVVEIPATSAVEAPQNRRHALLGRRAVILSRNAIEADAIARTIRANGGTVDLATTAAQAILHAVGCDVLLIDAAMEENEGRLLKRLRQSGFTDCEAITLIAPTDRGMLGEFRANGYATFLARPVRDSTLLRVLLTNHVGIVAQPPLEKRGTPSVRAAGGRRSGLSVLIAEDNDINAMLARATLLKAGHRVKVVGNGKAAVEAVTEAAHRNRFDVVLMDLHMPVMDGLDAIAAIRRHEEETATPPVPIMVLSADSQEKTRHAVLAHGASGFVTKPLDPEALVNAVEAQVAA comes from the coding sequence ATGACTGCGGAATCCGTCATTGCAGAAACGGAAAGTGCCGAAGGCGTCGACGGGATGACCCCGCAGACGCCGAGGCGGCAGCTTGCCGCCACGCCGCCGCTGGCGCCGGAATTGACTGCAAGCAACCGCGAAAGCCTGGCGTTCGTAACGCTCGTGGCCATCGCCATCCTGGCTTGCCTCGCGCATCTGACCGGGGCGCCGATCTTCATCACGGCCGGCCTGCTGGCCGCCTGCATGGCCGGCCTTGCCGTACATCTGCGCGCCAAGCGCGCGCACCGCCGCACCGCGGCCTTGCTCGATGCGACCACTGCCCGCAGCCGCGCCGAGATCGAGACGCTGGCCGACCGCATGTGGGAGATGCAGGAGAGCGAGGAGCGCTTTCGCGGACTGATCGATGCGCTCGGCGACCTCGTCGTCCACCGTGACCGCGACGGCCACATCGTCTATGCCAACAAGGTCTTCGGCGATCTTGTCGAAAGCGACCCACGCGACCTTGCGGGCAAGACGCTGGTGGAACTCGGTATCGACGTCGGCATCGTTCCCGACGCTGCATTCTCCGACCATGAATGCCTGAGTTCCACCGATGTCGCCATCCGCACGCCGAACGGTCCGCGCTGGTTTTCATGGATCGAACTGTCGGTGCGCGAAAAGGACAGCGGCGCCGTTTCGCATCGCGCGATCGCCCGCGACATCACCGCTCGCAAACGCGCCGAATCGTCACTGATCACCGCCCGCGAGCGGGCCGAGTATGCGAGCCAGGCCAAGTCGCGCTTCCTGGCGACCGTCAGCCACGAAATCCGCACGCCGATGAACGGCATCATGGGCATGGCGAGGCTGTTGGCCGACACCAGCCTGTCGCCCGAGCAGCAGACATATGTCAACGCGGTCTCCACCTCTGCCAGCGCCCTGCTCGCGTTGATCGAGGACCTGCTCGACTATTCGAAGATCGAGGCCGGCCGTTTCGACCCCGAGCCTCAGCCGATGTCGGTGCGCGAGATCGCCGACAACGTCGTCGAACTGCTGTCGGCACGAGCCTTCGCCAAGAACATCGGCCTTGGCTGTCACGTCGAACCCGACGTGCCGCAGATGATCACCGCCGACCCGGGTCGGATGAGGCAGGTGTTGCTCAACCTGATCGGCAACGCCATCAAATTCACCGACAGCGGCGGCGTCCTGGTGAGCATAGCGCGCGCCCGCACCGAAACCACCGACCGCATATGCTTCACCGTCGCCGACACCGGTCCTGGCCTGCGGGATGAGGACATGGAGCGCATCTTCGAGGAGTTCGAGCAGGCCGACGGCACCTCGACGCGCGCCCATGGCGGCGCCGGTCTCGGCCTCGCCATCTCCAAGCGCCTGATAGCGGCCATGGGCGGCACCATCTCGGTGTCGAGCCGGCTCGGCCAGGGATCCGAATTCGTGGTCGAAATCCCGGCGACATCGGCCGTCGAAGCCCCACAGAACCGCCGCCACGCGCTGTTGGGCCGCCGCGCGGTGATCCTCTCCAGGAACGCGATCGAGGCCGACGCCATCGCGCGTACCATCCGCGCCAATGGCGGTACTGTCGATCTCGCCACCACCGCCGCCCAGGCGATACTCCACGCGGTGGGCTGCGATGTGCTGCTGATCGATGCGGCCATGGAAGAGAACGAAGGCAGGCTGCTCAAGCGGCTGCGCCAGAGCGGCTTCACGGACTGCGAGGCCATCACCCTGATCGCGCCGACCGATCGCGGCATGCTCGGCGAGTTTCGTGCAAACGGCTACGCCACGTTCCTGGCGCGGCCGGTGCGTGACAGCACGCTGTTGCGCGTGCTTTTGACCAACCATGTCGGCATTGTCGCCCAGCCGCCGCTGGAGAAGCGCGGCACGCCCTCTGTCCGGGCCGCCGGTGGTCGCCGGAGTGGCCTCTCCGTGCTGATCGCCGAGGACAACGACATCAACGCCATGCTGGCCCGCGCCACGCTGCTGAAGGCAGGGCATCGCGTAAAGGTCGTTGGCAACGGCAAGGCCGCGGTCGAAGCCGTCACCGAGGCGGCCCACAGGAACCGCTTCGACGTCGTGCTGATGGACCTGCATATGCCGGTGATGGATGGTCTCGACGCCATCGCGGCGATCCGCCGCCACGAGGAGGAAACGGCAACGCCGCCGGTTCCGATCATGGTGCTGTCGGCGGACAGCCAGGAAAAGACCCGCCACGCCGTGCTTGCCCATGGCGCCAGTGGTTTCGTGACAAAGCCGCTCGACCCCGAAGCCCTGGTCAATGCCGTCGAGGCACAGGTCGCTGCCTGA
- a CDS encoding GNAT family N-acetyltransferase has protein sequence MPECDSRPNAGGALLAGRNVDSVIKGASLGRIGNLEVRLARNEAEIAAAQEVRYRVFYDELGARKDLFQAQDRRDSDRFDPHCDHLLVFDTTLPGPEHRRIVGTYRLLRQEIAATAGGFYSEGEFELTKLIARHPGQRFLELGRSCVLPEYRSKRTIEALWQGIWAYINHYGIGVMTGCASFPGTVPAAHAEALTYLAHHCRTNSAWDVRAVAGRYCSMDLMPIEAVNAKAAIAAMPPLVKGYLRVGARIGDGCVIDREFSTVDVFVVMPVKEIGARYVNYYGGEAQRFAA, from the coding sequence ATGCCGGAATGTGACAGTCGGCCGAATGCTGGCGGCGCCCTGCTCGCCGGTCGGAACGTCGACTCGGTCATAAAGGGCGCTTCGCTTGGTCGTATCGGCAACCTCGAAGTGCGGCTTGCCCGCAACGAGGCGGAGATCGCTGCCGCGCAGGAAGTGCGCTACCGGGTATTCTATGACGAGCTTGGCGCCAGGAAAGACCTGTTCCAGGCGCAGGACCGCCGCGATTCCGATCGTTTCGACCCGCACTGCGATCACCTGCTGGTCTTCGACACCACGCTTCCCGGCCCCGAGCATCGCCGCATCGTCGGCACCTACCGGCTTCTGCGACAGGAAATCGCGGCGACCGCCGGCGGCTTCTATTCCGAGGGCGAGTTCGAGCTGACCAAGCTGATCGCCCGCCATCCGGGCCAGCGCTTCCTTGAGCTCGGCCGCTCCTGCGTTTTGCCGGAATACCGCTCGAAGCGCACCATCGAAGCGCTCTGGCAGGGAATCTGGGCCTATATCAATCACTACGGCATCGGCGTGATGACAGGCTGCGCGTCGTTCCCCGGCACGGTGCCGGCGGCGCACGCCGAAGCGCTCACCTATCTTGCCCATCACTGCCGGACGAACTCGGCCTGGGACGTGCGCGCGGTCGCCGGGCGCTACTGCTCGATGGACCTGATGCCGATCGAGGCGGTCAACGCCAAGGCGGCGATCGCGGCCATGCCGCCACTGGTCAAGGGCTATCTGCGCGTTGGCGCGCGCATCGGCGACGGCTGCGTCATCGACCGCGAATTCTCGACCGTCGACGTGTTCGTGGTGATGCCCGTCAAGGAAATCGGCGCCCGCTACGTCAACTACTATGGCGGGGAAGCGCAACGCTTCGCGGCCTGA